cctcaaattacacCTGAGAGTGTACACTTTCaccccatatccattatataactatagcttgaatatgttttggtaaatacctgaaaaaatctaaaattgtaccTGTGTCCAAATTTTATGGATCTAACTGTGTGTGGTCAGATGTAGTGCAGAAGGACACACCCCAACCCGCCTCTAGTACTTCCAGGCATTGGAAAAGCATGTTGCTCATGATTGGTCCTGTCACATGTTGGTGGGGAGAGAGACTTCAGCACTGTGTAAGCTCGAACTATAGTAACTGACAGCTTCCACAGGGCTTCCTTTCCTCTCCCCAGGGGCTAAACTGAGCAGCGAAGGAAATATTCATATATGCATTTTGGGTGGGGGGATAAAGGTGGACGCAACACAAGTCAGTTATGTCTTCTGATGATGTGTCTCCTCTCCCGTAGATCAGAGTCTCTCTTGCTAAAGATGAACCGGACACCAACCTGCTCAATCTGATGAGGAAGGACGGCGTGCAGAGGATTCGGGATGCTGTCGCCAAGTACATCTCTACTCTGAAGACAGGTGAGAGCCCTTTTTAATTATATAATCCTTGTGGCCCGTATGTTTCCTGCGAGGACAGGTGTAGAACACTTTGTTCCAGAGAGCCGCCTCTACTGGGAACAGAAACTCTATAAAACAAAGGGAGCAGCACGTGTCCGCCCATCTCACAATTctcatcatttttcattttttttcccctgcaaatttctttctctcttcttttctcttttcttctcttttctcttctttattctttttttcttttttctctttttttttcttttctcctttctctctctttttttttttttttttctcttcttctcttttcttctctttttttctctcttttcttcttttctccttttctaTTTCTCCATTTTTATTTACCCAGTTTCAGCAACTACCAAAAATGTCTAAAAGAACTTCTGCAGACTCCTCCCTTCCCCAAACATTCTGTAACCAATTCTGATGATTCCAGTGCCGCCATGCCGTTTGGCGCTCCAGATGTTGGGGTGACGGCTGGTTGATAGGTTGAGATCTATTGGTCCCAGCCACTTGTCTGTTGAATGTCGGCTCTCTCGAGGTTTATAATTCAGGTTGTATAGTCCTCGGTTCTCATCCCATTTCCCATCTGCTATTCCAGAGTTCACACAAGGAATGATCCTGCCAGTCACCAATGGAGTCACACACACGACTGTCGACAATATCAAGCAGACGGTGCCTCTGCCAGAGGTAATTGATTTCTCTACTGTAGTAGGTGACGTTTTGGGGCTCATTTCTGCCACTTGATGTATTTACAGAAAGTGATGATTTGTTCTCCGCAGACACAGAACGCCAAATCAACAACGTGTCAGAACACCGGAGTGAAAATTCCCACGTGTAAAATCTCCATGAAGGAGACCTTCCTGACCTCCCCGGAGGAGCTGTACAGGGTGCTCACTACCCAGGAGGTAACGTCCAGCAGGGGCGGTAATTAtcctgatctggggggggggggggggtgtcctgggaCTGGTGACTGTTTATTTACATTTCTTGCCtttttaaagtgttagtaaactcacaacagtaaaattggtctatatatgtagtaaagcatgcttgttatactcactgtgaaacctaaggggctaatcctccCACGTTGTGTTATTGTgttattattgtgtgtgtgtgtgtgtgtgtgtgtatgtatgtatgtatctatctatctctatctctatctctatctctatctttctctatatatatatatatatatatcaaacataTGTCACATGAAACTAAATAATGGTTCATATGAAAATAAGTCCAAGAGAAATGACAAAAGTTAACGTGATAAAAAAAGTCTGTGTGAGGTAAAACTTGATCTATCCCACCAGCAGAAAACACTTGTGTACCAAATGTAATCTTCAGTGATAACActtctgtgtctgcaagcagctcaccttactacTGTAAAGTGTAAAGCATGGACTGgtcacagatcacaggtaaggatggttgaTGCAAAGGTGAAGTAATTTCCTATATGTTGCTTGGACGGTCCCAGTGGTAGATGTTAAGatgatatgaaaaaaatatatagaaaatatatatatagcgtAACACCGCAATGAACAAAGTGGGACTGGGGCGGATCAGAAAGCgatgcactcactttttaaaaaGGAGCACAGGCGTCCATAGGCgattggagcactgggtacacTCACAGCTTGatggcaggagacgagctcggcgctcttGGATGCTCAACTTTGTATACGTTCAtacatgtgagtttgttttttaatctTTTACCAATAAACCGGCTTAaacatacgggattatgctatgtacgTTCTTTCTTCATGTTTTTACCTACATCAACTGAGTCtatctgatgggcactggggagcagGAGCGGACTGAAGTTTTTACACTAAGGGCATACTAACTCAGCGTTCGTGGATTGACGCCTATGCTCCtttttaaaaagtgagtgcatcGCTTTCTGATCCGCCCCTGTCCCACTTCGTTCATTGCGGTGTTatgctatatatattttcttcatatcATCTTCACATCTACCACTGGGACCGTCCAAGCAACGTATAGGAAATTTCTTCACCTTTTTGCAtcaaccatccttacctgtgatctgtgacCAGTCCATGCTGTACACTTTACAgtagtaaggtgagctgcttgcagactcAGGAGGTGTTATCACATTACATTTGGTACACAAGTGTTTTCCGGTGGTGGGATAGATCAAGTTTTACCTCACACTGACTGTTTTatcacatgaactttttttttttcatatattttgacaTTTCTCTTGGACTTATTTTTTTCATATGAGCCATTTAGTTTCATGTGACATACATTTGCTATatatatttcctgtttacacgtgtgtatatattatatatattctttggATTGCACTATTATACTGCACCAGGTATTATTTGACATATTTGGATTTGATGCACTTGTTTGCTTCTATCAGACATCTTTTTAGTCTCCACCAGTGGGAGGGATAGTCCCCCCTTTTGTTGGTTTAAGTGGAGagatggtgccccaagggccagataaaggcaagcaaagggccacagtttggagaacaCTGGTATAGAAAATAGTTGCCGCTTGGCTCAAACTAATTAAAGGGACAGTAAACCTGAAGATCAGTTTTCATACTTTGCACAGAAATAATGTTTGTTGTGGCCATAAGGGGGCAGTATTGTGATTGAGTTTGTCCAAATAGTGTCAGTATTGTGCTAATGTCTTGTCATCTCTCTTCAGCTGGTTCAGGGCTTCACACACGCACCAGCGACACTCACAGCTGATAAGGGTGGAAAATTTCAATTACTGGGAGGAAACGTCAGCGGAGAGTTCACGGAGTTGGTGAGTGTTTGTGATGTGATGATGTAGTAAAGAGGGGAAGGGGTTGGGGGTTGCTCTACATTGTAGTAAGGGTAGGGTCTGTATATTGTAGTGGGGGGGTGCTGTCTATACACTGTAGTGAGGGGAAGGGTCTGTACATTAATATTGTAATAAAGATCAGGATCAGTATATTGTAGCAATGATGATGTTACTATGTGTGCTATTAGGGAGTCTGCATACATAGAGCCTGTCTGTGCTCCTGAGGCAATGGGATGTACTTGGCTACAGAGGCCATGGTGGAGGACTGGTGGCTACAAATCCAATGGCGGGGGCAGGAGTCCCTGGGAGGCTCTGGGTGGGTGCAGAGTCcctggtgcgggggggggggaggctctggGTGGGTGCAGAGTCcctggtgcggggggggggggggtctctgggtgGGTGCAGAGTCcctggtgcggggggggggggtctctgggtgGGTGCAGAGTCCCTGGTGCGGGGGGGGGAGGCTCTGGGTGGGTGCAGAGTCCCTGGTGCGGGGGGGGGAGGCTCTGAATGGGTGCAGAGTCCCTGGTGCGGGGGGGGGAGGCTCTGGGTGGGTGCAGAGTCCCTGGTGCGGGGGGGGAGGCTCTGGGTGGGTGCAGAGTCCCTGGTGCGGGGGGGGAGGCTCTGGGTGGGTGCAgagtccctggggggggggggggaggctctggGTGGGTGCAGAGTCCCGGGGGGGGCTCTGTGTGGGTGCAGAGTCCCTGGTGCGGGGGGGGAGGAGGCTCTGGGTGGGCGCAGAgtccctggtggggggggggggcttggctctGGGTGGGCGCAGAGTCCCTGGTGTGGGGGGGGAGGCTCTGGGTGGGCGCAGAGtccctggtgtgggggggggggctctgggtggGCGCAGAGtccctggtgtgggggggggggctctgggtggGCGCAGAGTCCCTGGTGGGGGGGCTCTGGGTGGGCGCAGAGTccctggtgtgtgtgggggggggggggaggctcttGGGTATTCATTGGGTGATTATCTAAGTTTGCTTCTTATTCTGGGGTCTTCCCCAGTGTGCTTCTACAATGATGACCTCTCCCTgtgtatttacttattttttaggaGCCGGAAAAAAGAATTGTCATGTCTTGGAGGTTTAAGTCATGGCCTGCAGGTAAGAGTTGTATTTATAAATACATTTCCTCTGTGATTTGAAGAAAAGGGCCCCGGGACCCCTGTTTGTGCGTCCTGATCACTGCAGGGGTCGTTCTTTACAATCATCgatgaagctgaactccagtcgaACAGccaaatacagtggatataaaaagtctacacacccctgttaaaatgtcaggtttctgtgctgtaaaaaaatgagacaaaatttcagaactttttccacctttttttaatgtaacctataatctgtacaactcaattgaaaaacaaactgaaatcttttagggaggggaagtgaaaattaaaaactaaaataatgtggttgcataagtgtgcacaccctcttataactgaggaagtagctgtgttcagaattaagaaatcacattcaaacttgtgttaaataggagtcagtacacaccggccatcatttaaagtgccttcgattaaccccaaataaagttcagctgttctagtaggtctttcctgacattttcttagtcgcatcctacagcaaaacccatggtccgcagagagcttccaaagcaatGGAGGGATTTCATtgctaaaaggtatcagtcaggagaagggtacaaaagaatttccaaggcattagatataccatggaacacagtgaagacagtcatcaagtggggaaaatatggcacaacagcgacattaccaagaactgcaCGTCCctccaaaatgtattaaaagacAAGAAGAACACTGGTCAGGGAGGATGCCAAGAggcttacagcaacattaaaggaggtgcaggaatatctggccagtactgactgtgtggtacatgtgacaacattcTTTTatattcatatgtctgggctatggggtagagtggcaagatggaagctttttcttacgaagaaaaacttACAAGCCCGGCTAAAATCTGCAAAGaatttgaagtctcccaaaagcatgtgggaaaatgtgttctggtctgatgaaaccaaggttgaaatttttggccataattccaaaagatatgtttggcgcaaaaacaacactgcacatcaccaaaagaacgccatacccaccgtgaagcatggtggtggcagcatcctgctttggggctgtttttcttcagctggagcaggggccttagtcaaggtagagggaaatatgaacagttccaaataccagtcaatattggcacaaaaccttcaggcttctggtagaaagctgaacatgaagaggaacttcatctttcagcatgacaacgacccaaagcattaATCCAAATCAACAAGGGAATGGCTTCACCAGgcgaagattaaagttttggaatgacccagccagagcccagaactgaatcccattgaaaatttgtggggtgatctgtgcacaggagatgccctcacaatctgatagatttggagtgtttttgaaaagaagagtgggcaaatattgccaagtcaagatgtgccatgctgatagactcataccccaaaaagactgagtgctgtaataaaatcaaaaggtgcttcaacaaagtattcgtttagggtgtgcacacttctgcaaacatatattattttagttttacttccctccacctaaaatattcagtttgttgttcaattgagttgtacggtttataggtcacattaaaggtggaaaaagttctgaaattatttatctttgtctcatatttttttcagacacctgacatttttaacagggctgcgtagattttttttttttatatccgctAAACACAAATGGAATACATAGAGGAGCTGTTTTACTTGAtaaaaatattttgtatttctgtccatgcagtcctgggatttacacatctctgctacacagcacagccctgtctggaagACAGAAAggggacctgatttttctctgctgcagttagcaGACAAGAAAAGGTCTCCCTATTTCCCAATATAATGCCTCCTGTATACCCTGGCTGTTCTGATGGGGAATCTGTCCAATCAGAAATCCTGGTAGCTGCCATTGCTTACTTGCTTTTAAATGCTGTGGCTCCAGTACTTCCCTCCGATTCCTCTATCTTGCCTGTAAAGTGAGTTATTGTCCTGGAACAAGCAGGATACGGAGTTCAGGTTTCTCTGGCTGCATGCTTGATCTGCATCAGTGTCCTACTAGATGGTGAAGCCGGAGGATCGGGAATGCAGTTCTGGAGCCTGAAGCCCTAAGTGGGGCGAGCTGACATCTTCTAGATTTGTCCATATGGAATAAGATGGTTCTCTGCATTTAGCAGTTTTCCTCTTCTTAGTGCTGAAACCTTCAAAGGAGATGGTTCCTTATAATGAGGGGCAGCAAAGATCAGTGATTGTTTATccactttcttttagtggtatttgaacacttctgcattttctattttttttgagctataaacaaaaaaaaaaaagcaagcgatTGTGGGGGGGAaatacttttttactttctgctataaaacatatccaatgaaaaaaatttaaaaaaatcaaatttgtttgtcaatttagggcaatatgtattctgctacatgtcttttagtaaaaaaaataaataaaaaaaaataaaaaaaaatcccaataagtgtatattgattgctttgtgcaaaagttatagcatctacaaaatgggggatatttttatttatttttttaaaactagtAATGAcaacgatcagcgacttatagcgggactgggaTATTGCtgcattctgacactttttggggaccaatgacactaatacacagtgatcagtgctaaaaaaaaatgcactgttactgtactgtgggaggtggttttactaggggaagagatggaatttattcgcAGAGAGACACATTCCAACCCCCGCCcttgtcagaatggcgatctgcctttttttacataggcagatcgcagttcttcGTCTCTGCCTAACGATTGGCGGGTGCCGGAAGACATCAGGTACCTTGCACCCGCCGATCGGCTTCCACTGTAATTACACACAGCAAGCCACCCGGCGAGGTGCTtgcgcgccccctacctggaagtttcagattatgtatgtatgtatgtatatatacgtgatccggcgcagaggtgctgccctgtagcagtaaaattgctatAGGGCAGACCTTAGGTGGTTAAAGCCTAACTCCTGCTTTGCTATCACTTGAAATAGTTTGTcctggccaagctggcccaaataaaCTATTTCTTTTAGTATTTGTTGTAGCTGCTGTCAGCTctgtgtataaactgtatgtagcgtCAGCTGCGCACAGTAAACCGCGTGGTATTCTGGCAATGGTACAAAGACTTCTCATCGAGTCGGACggagcgctgctcagccattcactggAAGCTTCATATTTTATCTGTAAATACAAGACTTCCTCTGAATAGCTGAGGTAGAGATTCACATCATCTGCCCGCCTCTCTACCTCGACCATTCAGAGGAAGCCCCTTGTATTCGTTGATAAAATTCAAGGCTTtccgtgaatggctgagcagtgctcagcacGACTCCATTTTGTTCTGGCAGCAGTGAGGAAGTCCCCATGCCCCTGCTGAAACGCAtcgctgtgtactgtatgtagctaatgctaaaTACAGTTTATACAGAGCTGACACAATTGGTAATgaaaatagttcatttgggccagcttgggaGGAATTAACAATTTCAAATGATCTCAGAGATGggctttaagaccccttttacactgaggaggttttcaggcgttttagcactaaaaccgcctcccattcatttcagtgtgacttttcacactggggggcggtgcgcttgcgggacgttaggaaaagtcctgcaagcagcatcttggggagcgctgtatacagcaatcccaaaacaccctgcccattgaaatgaatggccagtgCTTCCAAAtcaccgcaacacgggcgcttatAACCCCTTATTCTGCCACTTGCGGGAGTTAAAAGCAGCTGAAAAGCTCCACTTAAACAGCGGTAATGGGCCTCTAAAACTCCTAACGCtcgggcagccccagtgtgaaaggggtctaaacagaactataggtttttttgttttttttttttttgttttttttcccattttgaatAGAGGAATATTAGCACTGtcagtgataattttttttttttttttgccatttgtgtgccCTTTCgtaccctttacttcctgtcccatagccaaaacaggaagtgagaggaaatccctgcaaattgagggaaatccttggggacccccaagtcaccagaactagtgccccccttgtaagatttcccctctattattgaaagtaaaaggaaaccccaaattttgggttgcctccagaaaaataataaacagaacaaatagagggtgaatctccttacccgaggcacagacagtaataaaagctgacagggggtctaatccctctccactctatctaaaaaataaataaaataaattttgcctccttttttgttatactttttaaaTCAGTTTGGAGACTGCATTAATTCATCTGACCAGTAGGTGGTGCTACAGAGCGGAATGTGGAGCCATAGAAGGCCATGTGTTGTCCTGAGTCTGGTTCAAGAATGAATTGTGATTGGTTTCTGAACGTTGCTTCACTTTCTAAGCCTGATGGTGACCAATAGCTGTCATTTCACCTCTCTGTGCCCAGAATAAGAACTTAGATCTGTTGCCAtgtgtgttctgatccatcatggTGTACGGTGAAGATCTGTGCTTTTATAAGAAATGCTGCAATTCTCTGGGTTGACGCGTTGTGTTTGTCATACTCACATCACCCTGTTTTACCCCAACAGGACATCACGCCACCATCTCCCTGTCCCTGTCAGATAAAGGTGGAGAGACGGAGGTGCAGATGGAGGCGCGCGGCGTCCCGCAGAGTGAGGAGCAGCACACCAAGGACGGATGGAAACGCTATTACTTTGATGGCATCAAACAGACCTTCGGCTATGGGGCAATGCTGTTATAACTGGGGGGtcctggtggggtgggggggggggggagggaggaggggattttttttttaccagtgtataaaaagaaaatattgtCTTGTGGACTGAAACtcgtatttaatgtttgggggAGGAGGGGCTCCGGATTCAGGTTTGTTTGCACTGAGCCCCAGTTGGTGGGGTGTAAGCTGTGTATATTGTCAGTCTGGCACCGCTGTGTATATTGTTACACCAATAAAATAAATTCTCGCTCTGAGCTGTCTGTTATTACACAGCCTGTACCATTCAGTTAGAGCTGGCCTATCAGACGCTTTAGAAATGATGACATCACAGTGCTGTGTGGCCCCTGACAGTATTGGCTCTGTCCCTGCGGAGTACGACAGTTAACGTGTTGTGgaatctggtgtgtgtgtgtgtgtgtgtgtgtgtgtgtgtgtgtgtgtgtgtgtgtgtgtgtgtgtgtgtgtgtgtgtgtgtacacacgcataataaaaataaaatataatatatatacagtggggatggaaagtattcagacccccttaaatttttcactctttgttatattgcagccatttgctaaaatcatttaagttcattttttttcctcattaatgtacacacatctccccatattgacagaaaaacacagaattgttgacatttttgcagatttattaaaaaaagaaaaactgaaatatcacatgatcctaagtattcagaccctttgctcagtatttagtagaagccccttttgatctaatacagccatgagtctttttgggaaagatgcaacaagtttttcacacctggatttggggatcctctgccattcctccttgcagatcctctccagttctgtctgcaaaaatgtcaacaattctgtgtttttctgtcaatatgggttgctgtgtgtacattaataaggaaaaaaaaaaaagaacttaaatgattttagcaaatggctgcaatataacaaagagtgaaaaatttaggggttctgactactttccgtccccactgtatgtatgtgtgtgtgtatatatatatatatatatatatatatatatatatatatatatatatatatatatatatatatatatatatatgtgtgtgtgtgtgtgtgtgtatatatatgtgtatatatatatatatatagccaaccAGACATCTGGGGGAAGAAATGGAAAGCTGAGTTATGGCTGCTGAGCAATCCGGAAAGTGGAagcaaagtttgttttttttttttttttttttcctcttctcgaGGGGGAAACCAATGCAAACCCATTTGTGCTATTGGTGTCTGCAGCACCAGATGAACACAGGCACAGAAGAGACAATGGAAGTATGGAAggttcgccctctctatttgtcctggtgtcaCGGAGGCAGGACGAGATGAAAAATCCAAAACTTTTACAGTTGCCACCAAAACGGGAAAAGAgggaatcttccaatgaggacacccaTTCTGTCTAAAAAAGGGAATTTCGTCACTTTGGGGGAGATCTTCTCTCGCTTGCTGTTGTATCcttggtacaggaagtgaagacgAAACTCGCATGGGACACAGAAAATGATAAACTGACACTGGGTCTAACTCTTCCCTACtccatcaaaaacaaaaaaattaatacatttggCTATAtaagtgctgggggaggggggaggaaacctGTCTACCATCTGCACTGACTCAGTCCCTTCTAGTGATTAAGAAAAGCATCTCATATCATCTCATCCTCAGGATTCCAAATGTAAACCGGGGAGATCCAAAATCCCTTTACTACACAAATCTGCTGTGTGCGGCCACAGGGTGGTGCTATTAGATGGCAGGAACTGCTAAAGTG
This Aquarana catesbeiana isolate 2022-GZ linkage group LG13, ASM4218655v1, whole genome shotgun sequence DNA region includes the following protein-coding sequences:
- the AHSA1 gene encoding activator of 90 kDa heat shock protein ATPase homolog 1 yields the protein MAKWGEGDPRWIVEQRADATNVNNWHWTERDATAWSNDKLKELFMAVSVTGEEGTCEVTEVSKLDGEASINNRKGKLIFFYEWDVKLSWQGQSQSGVKYKGHVEIPNLSDENDPSEVEIRVSLAKDEPDTNLLNLMRKDGVQRIRDAVAKYISTLKTEFTQGMILPVTNGVTHTTVDNIKQTVPLPETQNAKSTTCQNTGVKIPTCKISMKETFLTSPEELYRVLTTQELVQGFTHAPATLTADKGGKFQLLGGNVSGEFTELEPEKRIVMSWRFKSWPAGHHATISLSLSDKGGETEVQMEARGVPQSEEQHTKDGWKRYYFDGIKQTFGYGAMLL